The Trichomycterus rosablanca isolate fTriRos1 chromosome 17, fTriRos1.hap1, whole genome shotgun sequence DNA segment ACCACTGGGTATTtgaagaggtggtaaaacagacaatgaatgaatgaatttcacTCATTATACAGACTTTTTAACTAATGTTGATAATCCATCAACTATCCAGACATACAGAGATTATTTCATTGGAAAGCAACATATACATAAGACCAAGATATTGTAAAATtgtagctgctcaggtggcacagcgataaaGTACGCTAGATCACCAGatttggggtttcgaatacatcgtatcgaatctcagttctgcctttccgactggctgttgttcagggttaggggtaaaaagtcggatcataggtcctcataactggtgcgactgcggcccctgctggctgactgatggcgcctgcacagggctgaggaataatgctgatgggggtgtggccctccgtacacagtgcccgtcacgTGTATaaactcgactcatgcaggtgaaaaatgcagtctgtactgactgtacgtgccagagggggagcatgtcagttgagaggcgtcctcagacagcggtgaagggtcgaatcagtatagaggacgcattcagggtaattggacacgactagactgagcgataaaaattggggaaaaaagaggggaaaaatataaataaaaaaaagatgtaaaattgtaaaaataataaaataatatatattatataaatataattaatattgatTCTGTCTAAACACTTTTTTCAGTTTGTCTTCGTGGCATTAAAGCTAACAGGAAATGTTACCTGGCTATTGAAGAGCCCAAGCATTATCATGAAGCTAATGAGGACTGCATTGCTCAAGGAGGAACCCTAGCCACACCACGCAACCTGAAGGAGAACAACGACCTACGAGACTATGCCAAAGACAGCTCGCCTGGGAGCAAAGACTTTTGGATAGGTGTGACTGACATTGTAAAAGAGGGTCAATACATTGATGTAAATAGCATTGCTATCACTTACTTTAACTGGGATCGTGCCAGGAAAGAGCCAACTGGAGGAAAACGAGAGAGCTGTGTTGTGCTTTCGCTCTCAGCACAGGGCAAGTGGTACGATGAGGTCTGTCGCACCCCAAAGAAATACATCTGTGAATACCTCATTCcttaataaacagtaaaaacacGATGCCATAGGCTTGCTAACAACTCGATTTCTGGTACTGATTAACAATTCTGTCCAAAAATGTTATGTCTTGGTTTGTTTACCCATCAAAAGTCAAATATCTGCTGTAACATACATTAATGTTTGGTTAAAgtatctgtgtaaatgttaaaggTTTTGCCATCCACCTGggggtccagggtttgaatctcagcgatgctatcggccagtcaggtGTCTGCATTATTGACATGAATGGCTAAACGTCCTTGGGAAAGGGGGGATGGGTGAcagaaacagcctagccattatcagtgtgctctcagtgccggttCAACGTGCAGGACACGCATGCTAACGCGCCGGTGCCTGGCACACGCCTCCTCCTACATGTGTGAAGCTGCTTCAAGTAGTTTAGATTTGTTTAACTTACTTATATACATgtacaatacataataatgcataacacatacagtatattcataTAAGTATAATGTTTTGTACAATGTTTTTCTGTGCTGTGTCATATATTTTGTCCTGTTTAAATATTACCTCCTCATCATTACATCAACATTAAAACTCTTCCATGGCAGGACcgttttattaaataatcagtgttttttGACAGTTTTCTCTAATGATCTGTTAGTATTACAGTGTAAACGGTATAGCCAAAAATATCTATAATGATTTTTTGTCAAACTGTGTACTGTACATTGTTATTTTCCTAGCCCTAGTGCCAAAGTGTCctgtttaaaaaatcatcatgGAAATTCCTTATCTCTGATTGGTATGTGGTGTACAATAATTCCTTGTGACACCACTAAGGCAGATCTTATAATAGAATTCTGTGGATGTAGGAAACTAAAATACATTAGATACGATCTGACAAAGGGTCACATCATACAAAAATAATGGGGAGGTGGAGTGCAAAAAAGCATTGCAGTGCATACCAGGCATACAAGTACTAGAAATGTTAAGAATGCTTCAATTTGTGAGGTCTAGTTTAGCTTTTGTGCACTTTGTCTACATAGCCCAAACACAGTTTTCCAAccttatcatattttatgacaTACAAATAagcaaacattcattcattcattcattcattcattttcttatcctcttatccaattagggtcgattggggtgtgtgtgtgttgctggagcctatcccagcttttcaatgggtgcaaggcacacagtaacaccctggacgggacgccagtccatcgcagggcagacacacatacacacacacacacacacccattcacttacagggcaattcagtgtctccaattaacctgactgcatgtttttggactgtgggaggaaaccggagctcctggaggaaacccacgcagacacggggagaacatgcaaactccgcacagaaaggacctggaccgccccgcctggggatcaaacccaggaccttcccgctgtgaagcgacagtgctacccactaagccaccgtgccgccctaataaGCAAACACTAAATGCTATATTGCTGACTGTGGTGGTAATTTTTTCAAGCCTTATGGactgtgtgtatttaaaaagtTATCTGCAAACATGCTCCCTATACCGAACAATATAGGGAGTAATTTTAATACTCTTCCCAAAGTCGAAGTGTCCCTGTGATCCATCATGACTGTGAAGTCACAAACTGATTTGGCCCTTTGCACCCTACAGATGGCATCCTGCAGTGTAGGAGTGTTAGTGTTATGTACTATTAGGTTATGAAGAAACAAAGGACAACAGTCAATTCTGCAGAACAGCTCTTTAGACATATTCTGTATCccagaactgtctgcagcttcTGCCTGCAAAACATCTTAAACACAATCTGGATAGAACCCTTATTAAGACTTTAAGTGAAGTGAGTAGAAAcaaaatttatttaaacatacaaTACATGGCCAAAGATATGCGGACACcctaccatgagcttgtttgtcATTATATCCCCCTTGGGTTATAACAGATACATCAGATCAAAGCATCTGTGAGGTCAAGCATTAATGTTAAATGAGAAAGCCTGGCTTGCAACCGACACCATGATTCATCTTAAAGATCAGTGGTAataaggtcagagctctgtgctgcactgaagtttctccacacctAACTCAACAAATCATGTATTTATGACTCACACTTTGTGCAGAGGGGTGCAGTCGTTCTAAAACAGGAAAGGTcattttccaaactgttgccacaaagttggaaacatataatgtattttatataaatctCAAAAATTAGGAGGCCATTACTTTTACATTACAGTACACCATAcagccaaaggtatgtggacactaaACAATTTACAGTCCTGTGCACTAATGCTAAAAcaattcttttttaaatatgtttgcaATGTTGAAATTTAAATTAACAAAACAGAACCTGGACTTGGACagttgtttttcatgtttagaTAATGCACATTGATTAATTCGTCCACAACATGTAAACTAAAAAGAATGTAAACCTTATTGTTTACTACCTGGTACAATAATTTAGCATCGGTAATGTATGTGTAGCTGCTGATCAGACTTGCAGATGACTGAGATTTTGGAACAATCTGGGGTTTCTTACATGACCAGTCCTCTTGCCTCACTATTCACAGTAATCCAATAACCACAAAAAAGCAAGTCTGCCATGAATATATGCTGCTAAAACTGTCCAAAAGCAAGCtggttttacattttcattaatcTGAGGCATGAAATAAGCCTCTTTTTCAAAATCCACACCTTGGGGCTCTAATGAAGTCTATTGCCATAGACTAAGAAGATGCAGATTTGTAGAGAAATGACCAGCTatagagccgctcaggtggcgcagcggtaaaacacgctagcacaccagagctgacatcaaACTCgtgggtttgaaactcggcaggcggctacatgaacaatgattggctgttgttcatacagggtgggagccggagccaggacctcataactgatgcaattacgacctctgctggcttactgatggcgcctgcacagagtcgagaaataatgcgttgatcaggatgtggctctcggtacacaaagctgatctgcatataaactcgcctcgtgcaggtgaaaagatgcagtcggccaTTGCGCACGtcagtgtgtcagtctcgctctcctcaaccaggggcGGGGATCAGCTTCggtaggcaaggcaaggcaagtttatttgtatagcacctttcatacacattagcaattcaaagtgctttacataaagaaaaaaaataattaaaagcattaaagcattcctgagatctagaacctcagaaagacttcttgcaaacatttagttacaattaagagaacatgaaattcaaacaagagagatgaAAAATtcagaacatgaaaaactaaaactgaagcgtaatgcaatcagtaGGGAtttaatgatacactctacccactcttttttcccaatttccttttacttttttttattatttctcttacaaaaatttaataaaatcttttatttatctaaataatgaatgcccttttatttctgaggtaggtacaaactatgcaaaacaatgctgcacatttccctttttgtataaaaaaaactaaaattaaatttcaaaacaaatcccacattacataaataaatgaacaatataaacaaataaagaaagtatcctcacataaataaatttggctggaaaatcccgtaCAACTCACAACtgtgtagtgatgtcaaccaggtgaggtgaatagcgccagtgccctctgctgtttaaagtgaatatcgattcattttacatgaattaccgattcgaatcgtggcacatgtgcaccgatttttaactgccttgtggtgcatcgttacatcccttgCATTCAggtaattgaatatgactagattgggaggaaaatgtagtaaaatgcaaacaaaagaaGAAATGACCAGCTGCAGTAATCCAATAATTACCAAGAAATTAGGTGGTAGATGTTTTAGACATAAACGTGTCAGACAGACCATGACAAACCTATTACAATTTTAATTAGTAAAATTGTTGTATACAAAGCTGTATGGAttttaatcattcagtcacagaaaacagTTAAGGTCAATAAAATTCCATGACTGCCATGGCAGACAAGTTTATACAAACTTAAATTTAACTGTAGTCCATGCACACCTACCAGTCAAGCAAAACATTTATACCACCGTtggataattatatataatttctCTCATGAGACACATGATCATCATCAACAAAACACTCACCCTCGTCATTACCAGGATCATCGACGTCATCGTGTAAAAAAACGTGAGTGTTTAGGAAGTGACGCAGAAATGGAGCTGAGATCTCGTGCAACTGAGAGACGGCCATTTTTAGTGCTCATTGATTGCTGTTTGCGCTCGCAGTAGAACGGAGAGTATCTGCGATCACTTCAATTACAAGCTCCGATCCAGCAGCGTGTCCGTTATATCTGCTGGATCTGTTCATCGCGAATAATGTTTATCCGAGCGACTGGGATGAGTCGCTGTTGATGCCAGAGCTCGGGTAGATGTGCGCTTAACTCTGGCCCGAATGGAAATGGTGCCCAGCGAGGAGAGCCAGCTTGTACCCAGAGAGGTGAGATTATCACAGCACTCGCTGCAAGAGACGCAGGCTGTTTAACACTGACTGAACCCAGTTTCACTTTCTTATCAGCTGGTTTCTTAATGAGGCTCCAGATTGTGCAGATTTTTCACGTCTTTAATCTCGACGGTGTGAGAAAAACAAATGACGTTGTTACGCACAATCACAATACTGTTAGCCAAACGCTAACTGGAGCCTGGTGGGTTGCGTTCCAAACCGCACTCTATTGTACTAGGTAGTAAGTCTGATTAGACCAGCGCGCAGTTGGCATGAGTACACAATATTTAGCACTATGCGTGctgtttgggacgcagcctgtCGTTTGTCAGCAACAATGCTAACAATAACAGCCAAGACAGCTGGCAAAGCACGGCTGGCATGCAATAGTGACAAATCATCATACGGTATTAAAAACAAACTTGTAACTctgtaataaaatgattaaatagatCGAAATGTTGTATTGATATCCGAACCAAAACTGACGTAAGCCGGATGCGTTGTTAGATAAACCGCATTAGCCAAGCTGTTGAATTAGCAAAACATTTgtgagttttttaaataattgaataattataaattaaatcgTAAATTAAAACTTTTGAAATGTTAATGAATTAAACTTTTATTTCTGTTATAAATTCAGAGTTAGGCTAGCTGCCTCTGTATTTgctggctgcgtcccaaacaGCATACTAGCGCACTAAACACTGTCAAACAAGTGCATCATCAATAGTGTTGCTATTTATATATAGCATATAGTACGACAGTGTGctgctttgtgtttttaaggTAGACAAATGACTGTTTAAGCTAACTAAACTAGTCAGCGTATTAAAATATATCTGAATAAACGAACAACTTGTCCGTGAGCCAGCATCTTCGAAAATGATTTGTTTGTAGTTCGCCTACAAACCGCATTAGCCAAGAGGTTCATTGCTACAAAGTAGCAAAACAAGATAGCTGTCAAGATAAGGTTTTAATTAAAGATTTAGACACCAGCTTCTACGTTAGGACATTAAACGCGTTAAACTTCATTAAACTATTTATATTGAAAGCTGAGTAGGTCACGCTAGCTACCTTTGTATTTTTGTGACGTCCGAACCAATACTACCATACTAAATAGTATTTCAAGCGAATGCATAGTTGTAGTGtctttttaatatataaatacatataaatgtgtcttgtaatgtattgtaTGGCACAAAATGTTGCTGTCTTGCAAACCTACCAACcgcatactactgtactaaacagtTTGTCAGTTTCTCTCACCTATGTATAGACGCTACTATTTTGAGAACTGCTTCCGAATTAAACTACATTAGCTATAATGTACTTATTTTATGTAGTAGCTGTACAAGACACGACAGCTGTTTAGATTAAatcaataagccacgagagaccgtgcgttactgcgattttattaCGGGGAAGGATGTTTCGTGTCGTGCCGAAAACGTCTTTCCCAgtgtctcgagtggcttattgcttttataaaacagcggtcaacataaaatataataaaatacaacaatgttcaatttataaatgtttttatttacaaaaacacttacaaaaagcattcttccgtgaaatcaggtagtccgttaacagtgttgctaggcaacatgatggcgaacataacattcgcaataaacattcctccacaaacactattacactatttcttggacgaaacaccagcttaatgattaggattactgtttatattaatctggacatttccatgtatagtacatgacttaaaatagtgttca contains these protein-coding regions:
- the clec3a gene encoding tetranectin-like protein — protein: MAFPHLFFLLLCCMLFCQGYARPSRARKAAPARQTEDDLRAQMNKLWQEVNSLKEMQALQTVCLRGIKANRKCYLAIEEPKHYHEANEDCIAQGGTLATPRNLKENNDLRDYAKDSSPGSKDFWIGVTDIVKEGQYIDVNSIAITYFNWDRARKEPTGGKRESCVVLSLSAQGKWYDEVCRTPKKYICEYLIP